The following nucleotide sequence is from Scleropages formosus chromosome 4, fSclFor1.1, whole genome shotgun sequence.
AAAATCTCCGACCCTGGTGAAGGCAGCCTTGCCTCgacagatggatggaaaacAGATGTCGTTTGCTCAAGAATCGCGGTACCTGTTTTCCTGCAGaatttatatacagtgtgtatttAGACCTACATTCATCCACTTTAACCGTTTGTCGTCAAGAAGCTGTCAAAGTATTACAGGCAAACTCCAATTTCAGTGACCTGCTCTTTTTGCTTCCTCTGAacatcacattcattcatttggcagagGCTTCCCTCCAAAATGACGTACACCTTAAATAACACAAAAGCGCATCAACAAATAACAGCAGAACTGGCAAACGCTTTGTAGCTGAAGCATTTAACGTTCCTCCTGATGTTGCTCCGTCTTGCTCCAACTGAGCCTTGTTTTGCATTTACCGCGGTAATCTTGCGAACGACAGGGTTTCGCTCATCGGCTGAGTGACAGGAAGGCTTGCGATGCCGTCTGTGGCCTTTGGGGCCATGAGGGGCCAAAACAATATCTTGAATAAGAAGGGTAGTTCTGTTTCGCCGTTGATCACGAGTCCCGGCTCGCCGCACCCTCCAGCAGATGGCCTCCTTAAGCCGAGGAACAGTGCAGCTTCTGAGAGAGATCATCGTGAGAAAGGGAGGCTGCGGTGTCGCTCGTTCAGTTGCAGAGTTTCGATGTTcttgtggatttcctcccacggtTCAAAGGCATTTTTCTGAGCTGAGCTAGAGAAACTAAGTTGCCCTTGTGAATGTGagagtgactgagtgtgtgtgattgccctgtgatggagtggcatcctgccCGGGGTGTACTCCCCCATATGCTCTATGGACAGGACTATTTTGTATTGGGTAGTGCCGTTACTGGAAACAGATGGATAGACCAATTCTGGGAGCACATCTCTAATACGACACTGGTGTTCTCGCACTTTTTTCTAGACACGGCAGTAACTCTTTCACTTCTTTGTCCTTTGGATAATTGACCACGTATGGCACAGTTAGTGTCTCTAACgggcgacacggtggcacagtgagtagcgctgttgtctcacagcgcctgggtggtacaagaggatgtgggttgaatccctgctcagtctgtgtggcgtttgcatgttgtccccgtgtctgtatgggtttccttggggtgctctggtttcctcccacagtccaaagacatgctgttcaggttcccccatagtgtgtgagtgacagagagagtgtgttccactgctgtatggatgagtgacccatagtaagttgtgtatctaacagtgtaagtcaccttggtgaaggaggtgtgtgggctgataacactccacAGAGTTTATTagtattgctttggagaaaagcatctgctaaataaatgttgatgTAATGGGATATGTTCCCTACAGAGTCATTGTCCTGCACTGTCCACCTACATTTTTAAGCCAATTAGAACACGTTTTTGATTGTTATTTTGACTTTCACAGTAGTCTGGAAGAGTAGTGCATTACTCACATAACTTTAGATGTAGCCCAACTTTTCAACTAAGGCAcataaaaactgtataaatgagagcAAAAGAAGCTGAGAGTAGGATGCTGCGAGGAGGCGCACTTATTTCCTGGAGGAGTGATCCATTCCCACGCCCACGCTGTGAAAGGAGATTCCACCGCAGGCATGCGGCTCTCTAATTGTCCTAAGGTAGCGCGCTGCTGTCTGCGACACGTCCTGCCCATTTCAGTCTCTAAAGCTGGAAGGGTTTGAGCAGAAAACTCTCAGCAGCGTTTCTTGTGCTTGGGAATTGTTATAATCAAGTCTGTACACATGCTTATAACTTCAGTGCCAAAGAAGCAGACCCATATGGGATTGTTTTACACCAAATCCCTTCAAGGGATCCATCCATCTTATCATAGGGaagtaaaatatattatttgtgtCACAGCTTTCACCCACGTTTGGATGTTACGCACATTTTCCAATGTCGGCATCCCTGCTTTCCAGCCGTCAGCCTTAGAGAAACTTACGATTCCACAGCTTTACAATCCTGGCTCCTTGTGGAGCTGAGCGACAAAGGTTGGCGGTTCACTTTGAGCGCAGGCAGTAGAGGAAAAGCCGTGCCGCTCCGCATTCAGCCCTCGCGGAGCCGTCGGCTTCCTCGACGGAGGTCTCTGAGAATCAGGCCCACGTTGTCCGGACTGTCGGTCAGGCGCTGCGCGTGGGGAGCTGCTCGgagggaagagaaagagaaacccTTGGATTCGGACCATGAAGGACCATGAAGCACGAAGGACCATCCCTACCAGGCAATTTGAGTTTCAGAGACAGCAGGTTTGACAGCGATCTTGATTCCGCTACACAAGCCCATTTTTGGGTTAAAGCGGGATAAGAGTTCGGACTACTGTGCAGTACACCGTAGTATATTTATAGCAGCAATGTGACAAGCATGTTTCCTTCACAGTGCATCACATTATACATAGCAGCCTGTTTGGAAACTGTACATAAAGGTCGTTACACAGGGTAGCGCTGTTAAATCTTAATTCCCTTCTTCATCTTTCctaatgagaaataaaaaagtcaattttGGCACAGTTTGTCCATGAACTTAAGTTTCAAAAATATCGgcaaaatgaagtaaaattacAGCACGTGCTTATCTTGACAACTAATTTTtagtaaataaatcatttattaggattacattttctcatttttattgtctgtttaGGATGCCAAATTAATCAAATTCTGAAGAATATAAGGTGctacttttatttcattagtATTTTTATTCTTGTGTCTTTCACCTTCTGATGCATCTAGATAAACACTATATGCTGTCTTGATATTTTACATACTtggtttttaatattaaaatacaatgagaaatattcattttaaagagCGAATATCTGGAGATCATACATTTATGAAGAAATGTGAACGAaactaaaatttttttattgcattctgGCATATTACAGCTGTTCCATGAtttaatgtaactgtaaaatatatGGATAAATAACATTGCtaaaacaagttaaaatataatattgccATCTTTATTGCACAACATTCCCACAAAATTgggaaaatgaaggaaaaatgcaaattaaaagaCCGTATGtacaaagggagaaaaaaaaaaaaaaacaaaacatacaacTGACAAATCGTTACACATCATActtaatttaaatgtgactataaatataaatattacctTAGTACATACGTAGTAATATATacttaagaaaaacaaatcgGACATTTTACAAAAAGGCATAATTCCTGCAATTGTTAAGAATTGTCGAGCTGTATCCTTTCAGCCAGCAATACTCCTTTTTTAGTAATATTCTTTCATGCCTCATGTCAATTAAGACTCAAGACACACGACACTACTTTCAGACAACAGTGAAATTCAAAGAATGTATTTATGCAACAGTAGAAAGAGctgtaaatatctgtaaaaataaatctcatttaaaactgccctttactgtgtttcattgtcataaactgaaaaaaaatgtgcttcaaattaatgaaaatcacagattttttttttttttttttaaatttcccctTGAAGCTGgaacaaagaaataacaatGTTATTGTTAGCTGGTATATTCAATAGTTTCCTTAAAAGCATGCATCCAAACAGTAAACATAGTGTAAGTGACAATGTAATAAGTTCAGAAATCATCGTCTGAAAAATTTTACAAACATTATCCGTCGTCGACCTGAAATTACGTACCGTTCAGACTCACAacaggtgagagagagaaagtagCTTTTTCAGCAGAGAACAACACTGCGTTTTATTTGTTCCTTATGAACATGAGTGTGTTTTATGAATGAGAAACAAGTTCCCTTTGAAGCAGGCAAACACAGCTAATAACGAAGGGGACGAACTTCAGCTGGAGGTATGAGGTAGATTGTACCTGTGACAATGGTGCACATGAATGGTGTCAAAGTGATCACTGGCACTACGTTTTCCTTTCTCCCTATTTCATCAGAACTTGTTATATACACAACACTTTCCTGGACTGCGTCATAAGTTTGAATTGAACACAAACAGGATTTCTCAAAGTGGCAAgtatttcctttctttcctaTACGTGTGCTCTTTGCGTGGTAAGAAAAGTATGGTTTGCATTTCCTGCCTGGCGTATCAGTCTTAACGAAAAAAGAAGATAGACGAATTTTATATAGGAGAGTAAAAGTATGCTTTGTATGCAAggtaaaactgagaaaaaagaaacaaaaaacatggaCAACAGTCTCCTCCTTTGGGAAAGTATTTCCACTGATCTCCAGTCTCTGCAGATTTAGACAGCGAGCGACAACCACGGCGTCCTTCTTTCGGGCCACTTCCTCTCCCTTGGCGTGCTTATTCGTCCTGCCTCGCTTTGGCCACCGTCAAGGCTGCCAGTCCGGGGCCGGCCCAGGGGTCCAACAAGTGCGGCGAGGACCGCGGGACTCCCTACGGCCTTACGGCGCCGAGTCGGGCCGGGCCGGACGTGCCTAGTCTGCACCAGCGCTGCGTTCTCGCCAGTCCTCTGGTTCCAGACTCGATTGTGCCGACGGCTCGCGGCCGTCTAGAGCAGGATCTGCGCCACGTACGGCGAGTGGGTGCTCGCGACCGCTGCCAACAGCGGCAGGTCGCTGGATTCGATCCTGGGGAAGTTGAAGAAACACACATCCTCTCAATACGTCTCCTAACAGCAGAGACGAACGTATTTTTCAACGCAACACaaactaaacatttacattaaaccaGGACGGCAAACTGCTGGTTCAAAACACGAGCAGTTTGAGACTTTTAATTGAGTTCAAGTTCGGTTTTttggaaaggagcaaaaaaaaaaaaaaaaaaaaaaaaagctacatttaCTATCCATGCACGTAAGATGCTTTTTGTGCCCACAAATACTTGCTACATCTGTACTGATTAAATTGTGAAAACAAccaattaattttcattcaaaACTAAAACAGAGGAGCCAGCGGCTTAGCAAAGGAAAGTGTTCCGGACCATTCTTACCCCAAAACCATCCCCAGCTCCTTGACATGAACTCTGGTTTGACCCTTCAAGTACTCTGCCAGCATTTTACTCTTGAAATAGAGCTCTTGCAGCCGGTCCTCAAGGTGCATTATGCACTGCGGAGAGAGAGCACgcacactttttacatttttacatttatttatttagcagacgcttttctccaaagtgacttccaatgaactctatgtagtgttattaacccacgggctaataacactacacagagttcattggaagtgacTTCTTTTGAAGTTGCGCGTTCGAAGCCAACAGGGAGGTCCGACAAACTCCAACTTGAGAACTCCAGCGGCACCTTACAGTTAAACAGTAGGGGGCGACACACACCACGGCTCACTTGAGGGGCGCCCTTGTACCGTATTTTAGTTCAGTGCGTGTGCGTTACATtttacagacacccctcgacttacacaAATAGACCGCTCTTCAACCACTTAggcaagtcaaaagttacgtgtCGGATTCCCCCTCGTCCCCCACCGTTCAACATCACCACATGCTCCTTTATACCTGCAGCATCTTTCTTTCCCCCAAATTCAGCAAAATTTAAACTAATGTGCATATTAATCCGGATTAATAACCCAGGTATTCAAAGTCCTCCCCATCCCGGGTCCGTCGCGGTGAACTTACGAAGTTTGGGGAAACGTTCAGCTTATACAGCTGGTGGGTGGAATGAAGCAGGTTGGACACCAAGTTGGACACGAGGACCTCCTTGCCCAGCTTATTGTCCATGGCGCGCCTCTGGCTGCTGGCCACCTGCACAGTCCACTTGTCTGTGTCCGCTATAATGCAGACCGCCTCGGCGATGGGCTCATCCAGCACTGGATGCTGTGGAAAggtggattttttaaaataaaaaataaaaatttaaaacacagcctttgacctataaataaaaaaaggaaggaagaacACAGAGACGTATCTCACGGGTACCTGTACGGCATGAGCCAAGTCTGTCACGAGGCACTGCTTGAGCCTCTCGTCGTTCGGCATCCCGTGCAGAACGAAGTCGGGGACGTACGTCGGACAGTAGCCTCCGAACAGGGACCTCCCAAAGTTGGCGATGCTGGGCTTGGAGAAATTCTCCACCAGCTTTGACCTGAAGGCACAGAGACGCAAGTGAATAAAGTGAGTTTGTGGCTCAAATGGAAATTCTACACGTTGCTCAGTTTTCGCACCAAACTCGCTGGTACTGTCACTTCATAGCTCAGTTTTTGCTTTATCCAACGTGACTTTTTACTCATTTCTATGGTTAAACACGGTATATTTATGGAGTAGCACAGATTCAGTACCTATTAAGgggggatgtgaaccagcaaccttaagGTTACAAGTCTGTCTTTGTTCTCCTCATGCCACCGCACATTACAatacattactgtacattatcAACATGCGAGCCGCTCGAACCCACCCTGGGAAGGGCACTTCCACCTCGTCCATCcattcctcctgctcctccccgTAGTACGCGCCCTCGTGGCGGTGGAGCTCCTGCGCGGCTTCTTCGCTCTCACTGTCCCCCAAGGCGCTATCGGAGCTCTCGTTCCGCGGGATCTCCCACTCGTTCGGGGGGCTCGCTTTCTTCAGGTGCCCCTGGTCCCCTTGGGGGACAGTGACAGAGATCACAATCGCTCTGCCCAGCTCGGCGGAACAGCTCGTGCAGCGGCTCTCGGCGGCCGCGACCCGTCCAGCGTCCTCGCGCCGCGGCGCCGCCTCCGTCGCCTTCTCCTTCGCTCTGTTCGTGCCGCGCGGCCGCTGCGCTTCCGGCACGTCATCGATTGTCCTGGTCTCCACGGGGTTTTCGTCACTAAAGTACTCATCAAACAGGTCCATGCACTCCTCCTGGGAGGATCCCCACTGCAGCGCTTTGCTGGACACATGCAAGAGCGGCATCTTACCCTCGCCGGTGCTGCTTTGGTCCTCTGATGCCTTCTTGGGCTCGCAGTGTTGCACGGtgcagccctgctgctgctgctgctgctgcttttccttcaGATGCCTCCTGTGCTTCCGTATTTGATCGTCCACCTTTCGCCTCCGGCTCTCGGTGTCCGAGTCCGGCGACATGGAATCCCCGATGAGGAAGGTCACTTTGCCGCCGGCGAGCCCCTCGACCGGGGTCTTGTCGGGGGGCTTCTTCTCCAGGGGTATTCCAGAGGAGCGGAACATTTTCACCGGCAGCTTCTCTGCGCTCAGGTCTTCCTCATCAACGGCATCTTCCATGCCCACGCCGGGCGCCACCACCAGCTCGCGCGGCGACGCAGACCCGACGCCCACCACAGTCTCCAGCCTCGTCTCCGGGCAGAGGCCGACTTTCTCCCTGCAGAGCGGGGCGTCATCTCCGCTGTCCTCATCCTGGCAGCAGGCAGGTGGCGTGGGCTCATCCTCTGGCTCAGCAgggggcggcggcggtggcggcggcggggggggcggGTAGTCGCCGTGAGGCTGGTGCACGGTGACCAGCACGTACTCGGACTCCTCCACCTCGCCCCGGCGCAGAGAGGTGGTGATGAGCGAGCCCGGCATAACGATGGCCTCGTCCTCGGCGCTCTCCAGCAGGTGCGTCTCCAGCAGCTCCGAGCAGCGAAGGAAGTAGGTGAGGAAGTAGAGCAGACGCTGCACCAGCTCCTGTCGCCGGCCCACCACCACGGTTCTGGAGAGGCGCACGGGGGAGCCGATCGCACCGTACAGATCGCCTGCAACGTTACGCACCACCGTCACCTCACACTGGCGCAAACTGCGACAAGGCTTTTCACCTTTaccatcatcgtcatcatcatcaccaccacatGACAACACAATTTGGGAGGATTTTAACTGTTTTCAAACGCGCCACAATCCGCCAATGTCGCAATACGTAgccctacaaacacacacttcttcaCAGCTGCAGAGTTCAAGCTGCTGCAGTTGTGCTCATCATTCCTATACTTAATCATCACTTCCTAGCATCTAATCTTTGTCATACTATATAACGTGACAATTCTGCTGCACATTGAAATGAATATACATCTTTATGTAGAGATGTAGGGCCTCTCCTTTTCCTGCTCACTCACCACTGTCATGTGGTACTTAGGTGTGGCCACAAAGAGAAGCGCGTTCATCCAGCTGCATCTCGTATTTCTTACACCGAGTGCACGTATTT
It contains:
- the fnip1 gene encoding folliculin-interacting protein 1 isoform X7, which translates into the protein MEIVREREAEQPGFCSVRGERAVNGAGGTRWFGLFHWPSPELEPSQIRLIVYQDCERRGRNVLFDSSNKRRSAEEGPATKQCGEVQARAFGRCCRLKPTGGSSSSLDSSSSSASEPREQGPRFQGSRCSSDANMLGEMMFGSVAMSYKGSTLKIHQIRSPPQLMLSKVFTARTGSSVYGSLNTLQDSLEFINQDTTLKPDQNTVVNCFLENIGLSQLCSPRRAFSEQGPLRMIKSASFFSGPSNPMDMPGRGLYDERDSRIARSASLSSLLITPFPSPGSSLTSSCASSYQRRWLRSQTTSLENGVFPRWLMEESFNMSDDSGGPGLGVARKKKIAIGVIFQLSQDEEESGRFQDFFFSHFPLFESHMNKLKSAIEQAMKMSRRSADASQRALAYNRILDGLSEFRTTICNLYTMPRISEPVWLTMMSGTPEKNQLCCRFMKEFFLLVEQASKNQFLPALLTAVLTNHLAWVPTVMPNGQPPIKIFLEKHSSKSVDMLAKTHPYNPLWAQLGDLYGAIGSPVRLSRTVVVGRRQELVQRLLYFLTYFLRCSELLETHLLESAEDEAIVMPGSLITTSLRRGEVEESEYVLVTVHQPHGDYPPPPPPPPPPPPAEPEDEPTPPACCQDEDSGDDAPLCREKVGLCPETRLETVVGVGSASPRELVVAPGVGMEDAVDEEDLSAEKLPVKMFRSSGIPLEKKPPDKTPVEGLAGGKVTFLIGDSMSPDSDTESRRRKVDDQIRKHRRHLKEKQQQQQQQGCTVQHCEPKKASEDQSSTGEGDQGHLKKASPPNEWEIPRNESSDSALGDSESEEAAQELHRHEGAYYGEEQEEWMDEVEVPFPGSKLVENFSKPSIANFGRSLFGGYCPTYVPDFVLHGMPNDERLKQCLVTDLAHAVQHPVLDEPIAEAVCIIADTDKWTVQVASSQRRAMDNKLGKEVLVSNLVSNLLHSTHQLYKLNVSPNFCIMHLEDRLQELYFKSKMLAEYLKGQTRVHVKELGMVLGIESSDLPLLAAVASTHSPYVAQILL
- the fnip1 gene encoding folliculin-interacting protein 1 isoform X3, with amino-acid sequence MPPTLFQKLFNKKHAFPSTPKCIKEEHSFSWPSPELEPSQIRLIVYQDCERRGRNVLFDSSNKRRSAEEGPATKQCGEVQARAFGRCCRLKPTGGSSSSLDSSSSSASEPREQGPRFQGSRCSSDANMLGEMMFGSVAMSYKGSTLKIHQIRSPPQLMLSKVFTARTGSSVYGSLNTLQDSLEFINQDTTLKPDQNTVVNCFLENIGLSQLCSPRRAFSEQGPLRMIKSASFFSGPSNPMDMPGRGLYDERDSRIARSASLSSLLITPFPSPGSSLTSSCASSYQRRWLRSQTTSLENGVFPRWLMEESFNMSDDSGGPGLGVARKKKIAIGVIFQLSQDEEESGRFQDFFFSHFPLFESHMNKLKSAIEQAMKMSRRSADASQRALAYNRILDGLSEFRTTICNLYTMPRISEPVWLTMMSGTPEKNQLCCRFMKEFFLLVEQASKNQFLPALLTAVLTNHLAWVPTVMPNGQPPIKIFLEKHSSKSVDMLAKTHPYNPLWAQLGDLYGAIGSPVRLSRTVVVGRRQELVQRLLYFLTYFLRCSELLETHLLESAEDEAIVMPGSLITTSLRRGEVEESEYVLVTVHQPHGDYPPPPPPPPPPPPAEPEDEPTPPACCQDEDSGDDAPLCREKVGLCPETRLETVVGVGSASPRELVVAPGVGMEDAVDEEDLSAEKLPVKMFRSSGIPLEKKPPDKTPVEGLAGGKVTFLIGDSMSPDSDTESRRRKVDDQIRKHRRHLKEKQQQQQQQGCTVQHCEPKKASEDQSSTGEGKMPLLHVSSKALQWGSSQEECMDLFDEYFSDENPVETRTIDDVPEAQRPRGTNRAKEKATEAAPRREDAGRVAAAESRCTSCSAELGRAIVISVTVPQGDQGHLKKASPPNEWEIPRNESSDSALGDSESEEAAQELHRHEGAYYGEEQEEWMDEVEVPFPGSKLVENFSKPSIANFGRSLFGGYCPTYVPDFVLHGMPNDERLKQCLVTDLAHAVQHPVLDEPIAEAVCIIADTDKWTVQVASSQRRAMDNKLGKEVLVSNLVSNLLHSTHQLYKLNVSPNFCIMHLEDRLQELYFKSKMLAEYLKGQTRVHVKELGMVLGIESSDLPLLAAVASTHSPYVAQILL
- the fnip1 gene encoding folliculin-interacting protein 1 isoform X1, with amino-acid sequence MEIVREREAEQPGFCSVRGERAVNGAGGTRWFGLFHWPSPELEPSQIRLIVYQDCERRGRNVLFDSSNKRRSAEEGPATKQCGEVQARAFGRCCRLKPTGGSSSSLDSSSSSASEPREQGPRFQGSRCSSDANMLGEMMFGSVAMSYKGSTLKIHQIRSPPQLMLSKVFTARTGSSVYGSLNTLQDSLEFINQDTTLKPDQNTVVNCFLENIGLSQLCSPRRAFSEQGPLRMIKSASFFSGPSNPMDMPGRGLYDERDSRIARSASLSSLLITPFPSPGSSLTSSCASSYQRRWLRSQTTSLENGVFPRWLMEESFNMSDDSGGPGLGVARKKKIAIGVIFQLSQDEEESGRFQDFFFSHFPLFESHMNKLKSAIEQAMKMSRRSADASQRALAYNRILDGLSEFRTTICNLYTMPRISEPVWLTMMSGTPEKNQLCCRFMKEFFLLVEQASKNQFLPALLTAVLTNHLAWVPTVMPNGQPPIKIFLEKHSSKSVDMLAKTHPYNPLWAQLGDLYGAIGSPVRLSRTVVVGRRQELVQRLLYFLTYFLRCSELLETHLLESAEDEAIVMPGSLITTSLRRGEVEESEYVLVTVHQPHGDYPPPPPPPPPPPPAEPEDEPTPPACCQDEDSGDDAPLCREKVGLCPETRLETVVGVGSASPRELVVAPGVGMEDAVDEEDLSAEKLPVKMFRSSGIPLEKKPPDKTPVEGLAGGKVTFLIGDSMSPDSDTESRRRKVDDQIRKHRRHLKEKQQQQQQQGCTVQHCEPKKASEDQSSTGEGKMPLLHVSSKALQWGSSQEECMDLFDEYFSDENPVETRTIDDVPEAQRPRGTNRAKEKATEAAPRREDAGRVAAAESRCTSCSAELGRAIVISVTVPQGDQGHLKKASPPNEWEIPRNESSDSALGDSESEEAAQELHRHEGAYYGEEQEEWMDEVEVPFPGSKLVENFSKPSIANFGRSLFGGYCPTYVPDFVLHGMPNDERLKQCLVTDLAHAVQHPVLDEPIAEAVCIIADTDKWTVQVASSQRRAMDNKLGKEVLVSNLVSNLLHSTHQLYKLNVSPNFCIMHLEDRLQELYFKSKMLAEYLKGQTRVHVKELGMVLGIESSDLPLLAAVASTHSPYVAQILL
- the fnip1 gene encoding folliculin-interacting protein 1 isoform X5, with amino-acid sequence MRKSCWPSPELEPSQIRLIVYQDCERRGRNVLFDSSNKRRSAEEGPATKQCGEVQARAFGRCCRLKPTGGSSSSLDSSSSSASEPREQGPRFQGSRCSSDANMLGEMMFGSVAMSYKGSTLKIHQIRSPPQLMLSKVFTARTGSSVYGSLNTLQDSLEFINQDTTLKPDQNTVVNCFLENIGLSQLCSPRRAFSEQGPLRMIKSASFFSGPSNPMDMPGRGLYDERDSRIARSASLSSLLITPFPSPGSSLTSSCASSYQRRWLRSQTTSLENGVFPRWLMEESFNMSDDSGGPGLGVARKKKIAIGVIFQLSQDEEESGRFQDFFFSHFPLFESHMNKLKSAIEQAMKMSRRSADASQRALAYNRILDGLSEFRTTICNLYTMPRISEPVWLTMMSGTPEKNQLCCRFMKEFFLLVEQASKNQFLPALLTAVLTNHLAWVPTVMPNGQPPIKIFLEKHSSKSVDMLAKTHPYNPLWAQLGDLYGAIGSPVRLSRTVVVGRRQELVQRLLYFLTYFLRCSELLETHLLESAEDEAIVMPGSLITTSLRRGEVEESEYVLVTVHQPHGDYPPPPPPPPPPPPAEPEDEPTPPACCQDEDSGDDAPLCREKVGLCPETRLETVVGVGSASPRELVVAPGVGMEDAVDEEDLSAEKLPVKMFRSSGIPLEKKPPDKTPVEGLAGGKVTFLIGDSMSPDSDTESRRRKVDDQIRKHRRHLKEKQQQQQQQGCTVQHCEPKKASEDQSSTGEGKMPLLHVSSKALQWGSSQEECMDLFDEYFSDENPVETRTIDDVPEAQRPRGTNRAKEKATEAAPRREDAGRVAAAESRCTSCSAELGRAIVISVTVPQGDQGHLKKASPPNEWEIPRNESSDSALGDSESEEAAQELHRHEGAYYGEEQEEWMDEVEVPFPGSKLVENFSKPSIANFGRSLFGGYCPTYVPDFVLHGMPNDERLKQCLVTDLAHAVQHPVLDEPIAEAVCIIADTDKWTVQVASSQRRAMDNKLGKEVLVSNLVSNLLHSTHQLYKLNVSPNFCIMHLEDRLQELYFKSKMLAEYLKGQTRVHVKELGMVLGIESSDLPLLAAVASTHSPYVAQILL
- the fnip1 gene encoding folliculin-interacting protein 1 isoform X6, translated to MMPSWPSPELEPSQIRLIVYQDCERRGRNVLFDSSNKRRSAEEGPATKQCGEVQARAFGRCCRLKPTGGSSSSLDSSSSSASEPREQGPRFQGSRCSSDANMLGEMMFGSVAMSYKGSTLKIHQIRSPPQLMLSKVFTARTGSSVYGSLNTLQDSLEFINQDTTLKPDQNTVVNCFLENIGLSQLCSPRRAFSEQGPLRMIKSASFFSGPSNPMDMPGRGLYDERDSRIARSASLSSLLITPFPSPGSSLTSSCASSYQRRWLRSQTTSLENGVFPRWLMEESFNMSDDSGGPGLGVARKKKIAIGVIFQLSQDEEESGRFQDFFFSHFPLFESHMNKLKSAIEQAMKMSRRSADASQRALAYNRILDGLSEFRTTICNLYTMPRISEPVWLTMMSGTPEKNQLCCRFMKEFFLLVEQASKNQFLPALLTAVLTNHLAWVPTVMPNGQPPIKIFLEKHSSKSVDMLAKTHPYNPLWAQLGDLYGAIGSPVRLSRTVVVGRRQELVQRLLYFLTYFLRCSELLETHLLESAEDEAIVMPGSLITTSLRRGEVEESEYVLVTVHQPHGDYPPPPPPPPPPPPAEPEDEPTPPACCQDEDSGDDAPLCREKVGLCPETRLETVVGVGSASPRELVVAPGVGMEDAVDEEDLSAEKLPVKMFRSSGIPLEKKPPDKTPVEGLAGGKVTFLIGDSMSPDSDTESRRRKVDDQIRKHRRHLKEKQQQQQQQGCTVQHCEPKKASEDQSSTGEGKMPLLHVSSKALQWGSSQEECMDLFDEYFSDENPVETRTIDDVPEAQRPRGTNRAKEKATEAAPRREDAGRVAAAESRCTSCSAELGRAIVISVTVPQGDQGHLKKASPPNEWEIPRNESSDSALGDSESEEAAQELHRHEGAYYGEEQEEWMDEVEVPFPGSKLVENFSKPSIANFGRSLFGGYCPTYVPDFVLHGMPNDERLKQCLVTDLAHAVQHPVLDEPIAEAVCIIADTDKWTVQVASSQRRAMDNKLGKEVLVSNLVSNLLHSTHQLYKLNVSPNFCIMHLEDRLQELYFKSKMLAEYLKGQTRVHVKELGMVLGIESSDLPLLAAVASTHSPYVAQILL
- the fnip1 gene encoding folliculin-interacting protein 1 isoform X2, with the protein product MEIVREREAEQPGFCSVRGERAVNGAGGTRWFGLFHWPSPELEPSQIRLIVYQDCERRGRNVLFDSSNKRRSAEEGPATQCGEVQARAFGRCCRLKPTGGSSSSLDSSSSSASEPREQGPRFQGSRCSSDANMLGEMMFGSVAMSYKGSTLKIHQIRSPPQLMLSKVFTARTGSSVYGSLNTLQDSLEFINQDTTLKPDQNTVVNCFLENIGLSQLCSPRRAFSEQGPLRMIKSASFFSGPSNPMDMPGRGLYDERDSRIARSASLSSLLITPFPSPGSSLTSSCASSYQRRWLRSQTTSLENGVFPRWLMEESFNMSDDSGGPGLGVARKKKIAIGVIFQLSQDEEESGRFQDFFFSHFPLFESHMNKLKSAIEQAMKMSRRSADASQRALAYNRILDGLSEFRTTICNLYTMPRISEPVWLTMMSGTPEKNQLCCRFMKEFFLLVEQASKNQFLPALLTAVLTNHLAWVPTVMPNGQPPIKIFLEKHSSKSVDMLAKTHPYNPLWAQLGDLYGAIGSPVRLSRTVVVGRRQELVQRLLYFLTYFLRCSELLETHLLESAEDEAIVMPGSLITTSLRRGEVEESEYVLVTVHQPHGDYPPPPPPPPPPPPAEPEDEPTPPACCQDEDSGDDAPLCREKVGLCPETRLETVVGVGSASPRELVVAPGVGMEDAVDEEDLSAEKLPVKMFRSSGIPLEKKPPDKTPVEGLAGGKVTFLIGDSMSPDSDTESRRRKVDDQIRKHRRHLKEKQQQQQQQGCTVQHCEPKKASEDQSSTGEGKMPLLHVSSKALQWGSSQEECMDLFDEYFSDENPVETRTIDDVPEAQRPRGTNRAKEKATEAAPRREDAGRVAAAESRCTSCSAELGRAIVISVTVPQGDQGHLKKASPPNEWEIPRNESSDSALGDSESEEAAQELHRHEGAYYGEEQEEWMDEVEVPFPGSKLVENFSKPSIANFGRSLFGGYCPTYVPDFVLHGMPNDERLKQCLVTDLAHAVQHPVLDEPIAEAVCIIADTDKWTVQVASSQRRAMDNKLGKEVLVSNLVSNLLHSTHQLYKLNVSPNFCIMHLEDRLQELYFKSKMLAEYLKGQTRVHVKELGMVLGIESSDLPLLAAVASTHSPYVAQILL